CAAATTGTAGTTGTGCTATGAATGACATGTATGTTTGGTTTGTAAAGGTAGGTATTGTCACAGAACAGTTTCTCCCAAAGTGGCCGAACCGCACTACAGCATATTTGCTGGCTCGCTGCCAAATTTAATCTTCAGCCAAGCTTGGTAGCGTATTTCTCCAATGCATCTGCAATCTTCTTGACCCCATTCTGAACGTTTGGCAAATCTTTTTTCAACTCCTGATGACACGGTGCCCAATTAATAACTAGGTCAGTGAGCAGGATTCAGGATAGCGCATACCGCAATAGCTTTATGCCAATCGTTCGAGTCTTGTAGGACATCACTAACATGCTTGCTCTCTCTTTCCGCCTAGAAAGGCTTGCTCAGAGTATTAATCCATCCATTAACACATAACTTACTAAGGATTCAATTTCTTCAAATGCCTTCTTTGGTCCAGGGGTACTACCCAGctggtacttgctagtggggcgCTCCTCCTGTTCAGTAAGGAGTGAGGAATAGGCCCGGAAGGGGAGACGAAAAAGAATTCACTGACACTTGAGAAGGACTGAAATTCGGCAATGACATCCTGGGCATCCTGTTGAGATCCGACATCGTTGATTAAGTTAAGGAAAACACTATCGAATCCTGTAATACGGACATACTTCAGAAGGACCATGTAGGTACGCAATGGGTATACTCAACGTCTTAACCAGGCTGACATAGACGACGCACAATCTCTGGAATCTTGCAGAGATTTAGTCCAGTGCTGTGTTTATTGGTAGTCAAGTCCGGTGAGTGCTTCGTTTCGAAATCAACTTACCGGTTCGAATTGCTCCAGCGTGTCTTTTAGTTGAGCGGCATGAGAAAAATTGGAAGAATATTTATTAGAGAATTCTCTTGCTTCACGAACAGCACGAGCCACCCCTTCGTCGATGGCAATGCTTTCAGAAGAAAGATTATTAAGGTTTGTGATGTACTGCCCTGGATTGAGGAAGGGGGAGACGTAAGACATTTTTCAAGTGAACGATGAGGGCTATAGTTGAATGCTCTTGTTGGTATGGTGATAACACCACTCTTATATTACATTCCCTCCGGATCCGGCTATTTAGATAGACCATGCGCGAGACGGCGCAAAAGATTTGACCCCGAAAAAAGCTTACGAATGGGGGTTGGAGATCTAGATTAGTGTGGTCCCAGGTCAGAGCAGAGATAGAATGAGGATTCCCGCCGCATCGGTATGATATTAACAGCCCGAATGCATGCTCCTCCCAACTGATCCAATCGACTGTACCTGTTCCTTTATGTTTCCGGGTATCTCTGAAGTTGATACTAACTAACTGGGACAAGTGTGACGTCGTTCGAAATTACTCGGTTTGCGGAGAGCGATTTGAGGACGTTCCCTAAACTTCCTAAAGCTATAGCTGTAATATCAAGACCCTACTTCTCGGTGGTCAATGGGTTTTATTGATAAACAGGGCTGCTCTTCCGTTCTGTATGAAGATCTCCGGAGATCATTATTACCGTAGAAATAAATGCGATGTTTGAGTGGTCATGGGTTTTGATCGAAAGATCTAGAACGAGGTAGCTTGAGATATATCACTCGGGCCCGGGGCGCTCGTGACTTTTTTGATGTACATACGGGTGCTTGTCGGTACTCGTCGGTTTCCGTCTTCAACGGTCAATGAATGTGAGGATGTCCACTGGTTTGGTATCAGTTCATTCAAGCCAATCTTCTGCAATATATGGGGGAATCAAATAATTGAATCCCTCTTCGAGTATGATTTCCTTCTGATTTCCGGACGAGTAAACCACAAACAACACACTAAGAACTTGGGCAGGACAGTGTGTTCTTCACAGTCTCCTTCAACTCGGCTCACTCTACCGAGGCTCAAAGAACtctggagcgctctggagtgcttcAGTTTGGGGGACCTCGTTAGGATTCGACGGATCCGGATTGCCtgccgacaatagcgagtcgCGAAGCGCTCCCGTGGTTTTTGGGGCCCGTGGGGCATCTGCACCTGTGTCAGATGCAGACCCAAAAGGATCGGAAATCCTCATGTTAAGTCCTATTCAACCTCGGGCCAAATATGCATGTGGCCCTCTGCGCGCCCTTAATTCTATGTATTGAATTCGCGCTCTTCAGCAATAATAGGTTATTCAATAATCGCCGACTCCCCACTAGGAATCGGAGTCGTCTCCTTCAGTTTCCAGAGATCTACCTTACTATGACAAGCCCTGAAATCATCATGGCTTATTTTAGATCGAAATACTCTCGCCCCGTTGTGGCAATACAAGTTTTCAGAGCTGCCTGGAAGCCCAAATGTAACGAAACTAATAGAACCCCAATTCATTTATGGTCATTTAGCACCAACTGAGTGGTAAGACTCAGCGCAACCAAGGCAGAGATTTCTTTGTATATAAATACTTCCGAAATCAAGCATCCTGTACTATAAATTTCGAGCTGACgtccattccaaccccttTGTTACTTGGAATCTCTTCCCTTCAATATGGCCACGCTGTTCGAAAACGTTGCTAGCATCGATGATCTCCTCTCCGCTTGGTCTAAGTCCGGTCCAAGTGATGAGGAGGTCATTGCATATGCTACAGCTGCTATCGAGCAACTCGGAGACAGCCAAATGCAAAACCAATTTGCAGAAAACGTGAGGCAAGCCGGAGTCTGGGCGAACGAAGTCGACAAAGCCTTCGACAAGGTAACCCGAAGCTTTGCGGACATGAATACGAGGTATGGGAAGGACTTTCCTGGATTCGGCAATTACAACACGCAGTGgattgaatacaatcaagtAAAGTTCCACGCTCCTTTCTTCGATGCAATTATTTTATATTTCTTCGTCTACAGCGATGGATAACACTACTTGATGATTCTCGAAGGGTTGCGTCCCAGAATGTTGCTATACTGAGGCGTGTGTATAGCAATTTTATTAGCTTCCTTTTATTTTTTGATACTTTGCACAGGTTTTGACCAAGTGTTTCTCCACATGGTCGAACAGGTACAGACCGCTCAAGATCGTGAAGATTGTATAATAGAGTTACAGTCATTCATTGTTAGTACTATTTtcaccacttccaccaacTCTTTATGTCAACTGTTATCATACCGTAGGACGAGGACCATGAAGATTCCACTAAGATGTACCAAGGTTTCCTCGGGCTCAAGCGGGACATTGAAGACTTTGTAAGAAGGATGGATAGGTTCATTGAAGAGACAGGCAGCAAAATTGCGGAGGACATCAAAGCGTTGACTCAACAAATCAAGGATCTTGAAGATGAGATAACAATGTGAATATCTCTTTGCCCACTCATCGTTGCTATATATTGATTGTAGTATTGCGGCTATAGTTTAGATGGCAAGGTTCGCTGGATCCATCATGTGACCATTTAGGCATGTTTGGCTGACGATCTTTAATGCTAGATCAAAGATGCCCAGACGGCCCTTGTTGCCACCGGCGTTCTCCTCAACGTTAGCCAAGCGATTCTTTTGTAAAGGAGTTTCCTTTTTCTAACATTTATATAGATCATTGGAATCATTGTTTCTGGTTCCGTCCTTGCGTCCTACCAGGCAGATCGCAGAAGTACGTACAGGAACTTTTTGGGAGTCACTAATATTTATATGTGTATAATGTTATAGCAAAAGCTGCAGACCTTGCCGATAAACAAAGGAAACTAGAAGATGCCAACCGCAAGCAACAAGGGCTTGCTCACCTTAAAACTGAGTATGACGGCCTCAAACCGAGTATTACTTTGATCTGCGAGAAACTTCTCTTGTTTGCAGAGATTTGGTCATCTGTAAGTTCACATTCCGGGGTTTGGGTTATTGCTCTTCACTTTGCCCAACGCGATGTACGTAGGTTCGTAGCCAGAGCGTTCAGTTTCAAACGTACCTCAAAGGTGGAATGAATGCGCAGACCAACCTGGTGAATTATTGTTTTGTGCATCGCAGTCGGATTATTTCGCTAATAGTGGCGTTTTTGTTTCGATACAGAGATTCAAAGCGGAACTCAGGCTTGCCAGGGATACGTGTGGACCCCTTCAAGAGGGACTGGAGAGATATGCAACCGAGCTTGCGAACCGCAAATAGCTATTCAAAACACAAATCCTCTCGCCAAATCTGTCTTTATAGCATTGACTCCTTTGAAATATGTCAATGAAACAATTTCCTACAACTTATGTTTGGCCTCAATGTATAAACCGCAGTATGACTGTGCATCGATTCATTTGCATTAACTCGACAGGCGTGTAGTGGTAGGTCTCTCATAGCACAACTCTGTACAATCCACCTGAGCTCCCGAGCGCTCATTATGTGCTTCCTACAAGCTAACATTAGTGTTGTGTTGAGATAGAGACGACCGAGACAAGACGAGACGAGATCTGACAGTGTAGCTTGATGAAACGGGATCTTGTCTTGATAACCTCAGCAACAACCACGTACGAGAGCTGTGTTAATTGCAATTAGTATACTTGGCCTTGGGCCGGTGCAGCGAGAGGGATGGAAAAACTATGACAGTAAGATAAACAGCGGGgattggaagaagaagaggagtgGGGACCAGAGAGGCAGAACGCCAAACCGGAGAGCCACCAGGACCACGCCACCAAGCAAGCTCCCCCAAAAAGCATGAGCAGGAGGACAAGGAGGGGGTGAAGGAGGAGAAGCAAGGACAAAGCAAGCGGGTGGCACAGAGAAAAGGGAACCAGCTCAATTTAGCTGAGTGATACATGAATACCTTCCTTTATGTGTGGTCAGCAGGTAAAAATTTCAACTAATATTTACCTACCTGACCTTGTGGTTTAGCTGTGTTCTGTTTTATATGTCCCATGCATGTAAACATTGTGCAACAGTCCTGATGCACCAGACTAGATGTGGATTACATGTAAATTATACTCAGCTGTTTACATACATGATACATATAAGTTAATTGTTGTTGTATGGGTGCTTGGTCAGATAAATAACCATTTTGCAGGAGTTGGGGGTACAGTCAACAATATAtctgttacactcccttgaaagataccattggaattgcctgaattttctctattttttagtattttttacagacttatatctttactttttcaatcacgtgatctcggcgcttatttatgccgagatgccgcgccaagatactgtgccaagggcacttaggagaaatccacacttctgcacagcctgcagcactcttctcattgcacatggactcttcttttcacacaagcacagaccatgtaattAGTTGACagttgtctatatatactgcaggaaaattgcttggagatcccaagtcaattttacctcatctcatatccattgaggaggcaccccagccagctaagtagcaggcccccagtagttcccTTAcctaactcaccacacctcccaggcctaaggcccccattgtcaacagtagttagcagtaggttgccttaagtgacagtagtatagcctattAGTTAGATTATGTAAactttgtcagtagtagtacagccttaagtgcctgccctattagcaagtacccaccttacagtggtgtacaacattgtaaaattgacttctgtaggcttgattgacaacaagaagcacccctgtactagcacaagggaaaatatctgattggactcccctttcaactagaataatcaaaaagttGTCAGTCCcagatagtaccaaattgctataaggcagaaggTGTCCAATTGCCCACATACCACATGCTTTGCCAGAACACAGCAAGTAGCactcctagacagctgaaacaactgcttgcaaaaaacctgcacatatcacaattgccagatctgctgatttgctgtagggattgttcaaTGCTAGTTGCTTGATGCAAGGAGTTAGCAAATGACATCTTGCAGAAAaactgctcataagtcctgtcacaggcacctTCCCCTACACCATTTCcaccattccatccacacactctggcgtcccccacccatactcctgtcCTACCAGCCACTCCAGCCGTTGTTCCGTGGCAGccaactcccaaccaccctcttgcaacccatctcccactctgcaagacctgccaggaatggaaccagagccaaccAGAGccactctccttgaggctgtcacagccctcacagccacagttgggtccttgcaggaccaaatcagaaATCAAGGCCAGCAGCTCACAGAgcttaaagccatatgcaaggaaactgcTGACCTACTTGGCAACAAGGCCAAAAGCCCAGgacaagcccagcctggcccattgactgggcctatcacccctcctacccacacagggggggaaacccacactccagcaatggttaggcctgggctcaaggatCCCTTCTGACCCATCAGGAACATGGTGGGCTACAacttggaagaagaacagCCAAGAGAGGAACCCCAAAGGATCAAGAGGGaaccttgcagaacaactaGGGATCTGGGGACCCTAACTCCCTTCAGCTTGGGCTTGGACATCAAacaacccaagatggagtTACCCAACCCTTTTAAAGGAGAAAGCAGGGGTTGCAAAGTGGTACAATGGCTTGACCACATGCTTCTGTGGGGAGCCCTACATAGGGATCAGTTCAAGGAAGATGAGCAATTGAttgtgtggatcctctaccacatggaGGACAAGGCTGCCAATTGGGCCCTTCCTATCATTGGAACCATCATCAAGGACAAGATCAACACCCCTACCACTATCCCCACCATAACAGCCcaattcaaggaggcctttgccaacccagatgccaaaagAGCTGCCAGACGCAAGATTGCCACCCTCACCCAGACCGCCTCCACAGCAGAATACGTCACCAAATTCTGCAACCTCATTgtggaacttgactggaacaaggaggcataTATTGCTCAGTTTACATGcagccttcactggaaggttaaAGAGCTTCTGTCCACAAAGGACAACATCCCCAACAAGCTTGAGGCCATCTTTGCTGCCTCCATTGAAATTGATAACACTTGTTgggaaaatgaggagaattGTCCTAAGAAGCAGcctgccaagtccctggCCACtgtggccacctccacatccaccactaccaccagggtTTGCCTATCtgaggaccccaattacgttACCCCAGAGGAAAGGGATTGTTGTTGTGCCACTGGCCTATGCGTTAAATGCAGTCAAAAGGGTCATGggatcaagcagtgcccaaatggctggaaagccactgTCAAGGAATCCACCAAGGTGGCCAAAGATGTGGGGTcaggaaaagattgaagtcaaggactgctgccaagcccccaactCCCAAAAGGACAATTTAGATAGTTGTAtagaatttgtatctcttggtctagattcaaataaaaagcCACTATTATTTATCAATCTATACATCTAAAATTCCCCAGCAGAACCAATTAAAACCCTGATAGACTCCAGAGCAACATCCAACTTTATCTCCCCCTCTGTTGTTGaatgtcatgccctagaggcatGACCACctttagaatccactaagtcaaagaaatagtgaatatatgcgctattttcttgaaggtttatggatatatgcatctttatgctatttaagcgctgagcgcatattatgtaatctaatcacatgacctttagtcatgtgatcacgactttcttatctttggtcatgtgaccttatctttgtcaTTGTGTTTGGTCATGTATGTACTATTCCCTctgcttgttgaatatataaggagggttctgagagccttaagcctcagaactcaacctcttatccccttcccacatctactaccctaagacatacacttaagagtattgcctgagagcataccagtccctgtcaaaggtctctagccctgctatctttatagcatagtgcatcTTACTGtattaggtcttgtcctaccccttcCTGGCAAttgcccttgagcattgttaggccctacttgctgataagtcctatattaggcaatagcttgttaggttttaccttctggtagttgttggctctgacattgAAAAActaaaaatcccaaaaacccaactcaaaaatccacaagttgtgagaatgttagatggtaccatttcccagactggttgcatttggcaccaggtccaactTGCAGTCTCAGCCAATGGCTACACCCACTCTATTCCCTTCCTAGTCTGCCCAATTGGCAACACTCCAGctatacttggcatgacatggctcacaaCAGAAGCCCCTctcattgactggcaacagggattaGTTACATTTCCCAAACAAGctcaaattgcctctgaggaagaatcTGACCCAAATCCCCTGGTGGACCTACCCCCACAATatcacaagtttgccaaggtctttggcaaagaggaatttaaggctctccctccacatagggaataCAACATTGCCATATATCTTCTTCCAGATGCCAAGCTTACCCCTGGACCCTTATATtgcatgaccaatgcagaatccaaagCTCTGaagcaacacattgacaaggaattggcaacaggcaagatctgcCCTAGCACATCTTTGGCAGGAGcaccagtcatgtttgtaaaaaaggcagatggctctCTGAGATTGGTAGTAGACTACAGAAAACTCAATGACATAACCCACAAGAATATCTACCCACTACCAAGACAGGATGACCTAATGGCCAAGCTCAgacatgcaaaactgttcaccaagctagacctatgttggggttacaacaacgtacAAATCAgagaaggtgacaaatggaagacagctttCAGGACAAAATATGgtttatttgaatacctggtcatgccatttggcctcaccaatgccccagcAGCTtttcaacattttatgaacaatctattcagggacctgatTGATGTTACAGTAGTCATATACTTAGATGACATactcatcttctcagaataccccaaggaccaccctaCCCATGTCAGAGAAGTCCTATTGGaattaatgaagaaccagctgtTTTGCAAATTGTCCaggtgccacttccatgtcacaaTGGTTGAttactgtcctagacgtctgtaaggacgtcgaggaggcgggcgcttgcggccgggtaaGACTAAGTGAGAATCGCGTAAGGCaacggcaagctatcctacaacaacgaccggctatactacagtgatcaaggccgtaagggcaatgaccggcAATGTAACTACAACggggaagccgcttaaggtggtgtgggctgagtgactaagtaaggttactgggcttaaggcccttgtacagtggtgggatgcgacaagaggtaatcaacctgggtgttaccatggttggttggcctctcttatatattacaagggtgaactaattacaaatacaatatatgcaatactataacaaataagaaccccaatccgcagtcggccttattcatgcatacgtgtcactgacgtgtcatagtgatgtcatcaggtggaggtggctacgtatgctgaggtaagcgcagatggggacgtggctcggcgcttagtgtatgatataagcgccgaagtcacgtgatcaaaaaagtcgtccgtttgccttcgtttaaaatcgagaaaatgggaataaattccctggtatcgactgtgtctacaacactgccccccctctaagggccttggcagcgccgagggccttctttttcatctctttctcaaaattttttaggattttttcggcgtttttgaggttttcccttggttcccaagtgttctcctctgatccatagcccttccattttaccctaaagaaccatttcccgcccctttcttccatgtccgtgatcccttcaacctcatattcttcctctccatccacggtgaccgGTGGAGGGCAATTTTCGAAGGTGCGTTTAtcatcccttttgactttagacaggagccctacgtagaatacgttgtggatgCGCATGGTTGGAGGTAGCTCAAGTCAATAagcgcggtcggagatttttttGGTAACCTTGAACGGCCCTAGGCGTTGCTCCGTTAGCTTTGGgctcagggttttgaggttcACGTTCCTGGCATCAAGCCATGCCTCTTCTCCGACTTCGAATTCTATTGGGCTCCCATCTTCTCCGGCTATCATTcgttgcttagattgccggagggcggattccacttccttccattgggtttccattgtttgggcaaggTCATCTGCTTCCGGGACGTCTGTAggtacgttggatggggttaaggtaggttcccatccatacaatGCTTTGAAGGGGGTTTTACCCGTGCTACTGTgtacggcattgttgtatgcaaactccgccatagGGAGCCATTTAGCccagtcccgttgattgATCCCTGAATAAGCtctgaggaagtgttcaatagaGGGGTTGACccgttctgtttgtccgtcgctctgggggtggtacgccaatgagaagtgtgggtcaatgccaaggcgtttgtacagggcccgcaggaatttgttgttgaagacccttcctctgTCGGATATAGTCTTCTCCGGCATGCCGtggcgtttccatacgtgttccaggaacaaCTCCGCTAACTCGGGTGCTTTtagcttcttggagcatttgacaaagatcccatacttggtgaagctatccactatgaccaggattgagttgtgGTTCCCGTCTCTTGGTaagtctacaatcatgtcataggagacGTATTGCCATGGTCTAGTTGGGAGTTCGAGCGGCTGCGGGGGAATGGAGGTGTACTTTGGCTTCCTTATTCGttggcaggtttcacaggaatccacatgccagtaggtgtcCGCGCGGatgcctggccagtagtagttacaGGACAGTAGTTCTAGCGTCCGTTGTCTTCCCGGGTGGCCGGCTAAGGGGCTGTCATGAAAAATCCAAAGAAGGTCCGTTCTCAGAGTCCCTACatctggtaccacaatttGGCCCTGGTAGAAAAGAAGTCCTGCCTCCATCTGGTAATCtttgaatgcgcgtttgatggatgggggCGCCTTGGACtcgttttggaggaattgtaatatttcctccagggattcatCTTGGTCTAGGGCGGCTTCGATCAGGCGTTGGATCTCCTTCTCGGGTGTTACCACGGCTATGTTGGCAAAAACAGGATCTGGTAGCATGGTCTGGCTGGCAGGGGGAATGTCAGCATGGTTGGATTGGCGGgatagggcgtctggtttgccGGATTGTTTGCCTGGGTGgtacacaatttggaagttgtatccTGCTAGTAGTAGGTGCCACCGTGCATGACAACGGTTAAAGGTCcttgactccttccagtattctagGTTCCGGTGATCCGTAAAGACCGTGATTGGGTGGACTgtcccttccaggaaaatacgccagtattcaaGGGAACGGATGATCGCAAGTAATTCCTTGTTGTGCGTATCATAATTCTGTTctgctcccttgaatgactccAAATGGAAACCCAGTGGGTGTAACCGGCCATCTTCTTGACGTTGACTAAGTATGGATCCCAAAGCTGCGCCGGATGCGTCCGTTTCAAGGAAGTAAGGCTTGGTGGGGTCTGCGTGGCAAAGTACCGGAGCGTTGGTAATGGCGTCTTTCAACCCTTGGAAGGCGGCttgttccttttcttcccATTTCCACGGTGTGTCTTTCTTTACCAGGTTATGCAGGGGACGTGCTACGTGGCTGAAGTTTGCAACAAATTGGTGAAGGAAATTagcaaacccaaggaaggattgGACCTCCTTAACCTTGGTAGGAAtaggccattcctgtactgcctggattttgagcttatccaaactgaaacccttatccgacacaatgattcccaagtattccacggaagtgacgtggaaggtacattttgaggccttacagaacagttggttttcTAATAAGCGCCGCAAAACTTCATGGACGTGCTGAGTatgggatgcgtcatccttggagtaaatcaggatgtcatctaggtatatgatgacgcatacgtccaatagatccttgaacaatttgttcatgaagtgttgaaaagcagcgggggcgtttgtcaaaccaaaagtcattaccagggatttgtataggccgtacttggtgcggaaagctgttttccacttgtctccttccttgactcggacattgttataaccccattgtaagtctagcttggtgaataccttggcgccgcggagctgggccatgaggtcatcaggacggggtaatgggtacacattctttttagtccggttattgaggcaacggtagtcaactacaaggcgacgggagccatcctttttggggacaaacatgacaggggagcTAATCGACgatttgctggggcggatttttccagccttgagtttgtccctaagccagtccttgagtgtgacagacttggcatcagtcatgctgtacaACGGGGAATTAAgtgggccttcttccgtgaGTTCGATggcaatgttgtaatgcctgTGCGGGGGaagtttgttgaattcttcttccccaaataccttggcgtactGGTGGTAAtcagggggtactccttcaagaggatttttatcagcttcctcctccttggcaataGCAGCGTGATCTGGTGGAGTGTGGGGGAAAGAGAGGGTACGggagttccaatcaatttcaggGTTGTGGGCCTCTAACCATTTGATTCCTAGGATGGCGGCGTGTGATCCGGtgttgcaaatcaggaaggtttccgtcatttgtttgccatcaaataggaaggttaggtgggccttcttccaaatctttccagcctgggggctcaacccatcgaGCATGGTTACGGTACGGGGTTGagggaggtctattaggGGTAGGCGGAGTAGCTCTGCGGTGTGAGGGTGAAGGAACAATGATgtagcgcctgaatctatcaggacttctagtgggtccgcttgtttctctggcttaattgaaattgtgaagagtggggaaATTCTATTGATGCTATtcgatatattacaaatttcaataagcccagagtccttggggtccttgcgcgcggcagcaggtacccttagtcttttcccgatttgggtccagactctttgccaat
The nucleotide sequence above comes from Rhizoctonia solani chromosome 3, complete sequence. Encoded proteins:
- a CDS encoding Retrotransposon-derived protein PEG10, translating into MELPNPFKGESRGCKVVQWLDHMLLWGALHRDQFKEDEQLIVWILYHMEDKAANWALPIIGTIIKDKINTPTTIPTITAQFKEAFANPDAKRAARRKIATLTQTASTAEYVTKFCNLIVELDWNKEAYIAQFTCSLHWKVKELLSTKDNIPNKLEAIFAASIEIDNTCWENEENCPKKQPAKSLATVATSTSTTTTRVCLSEDPNYVTPEERDCCCATGLCVKCSQKGHGIKQCPNGWKATVKESTKVAKDVGSGKD
- a CDS encoding Reverse transcriptase (RNA-dependent DNA polymerase) — its product is MLDGTISQTGCIWHQVQLAVSANGYTHSIPFLVCPIGNTPAILGMTWLTTEAPLIDWQQGLVTFPKQAQIASEEESDPNPLVDLPPQYHKFAKVFGKEEFKALPPHREYNIAIYLLPDAKLTPGPLYCMTNAESKALKQHIDKELATGKICPSTSLAGAPVMFVKKADGSLRLVVDYRKLNDITHKNIYPLPRQDDLMAKLRHAKLFTKLDLCWGYNNVQIREGDKWKTAFRTKYGLFEYLVMPFGLTNAPAAFQHFMNNLFRDLIDVTVVIYLDDILIFSEYPKDHPTHVREVLLELMKNQLFCKLSRCHFHVTMVDYCPRRL
- a CDS encoding Retrotransposable element Tf2 protein encodes the protein MATRSRSTARPPSPLDQGELGPAILATADEPTSLEPEVYREISLGQAISLILGLQNQILRLERELEETKEATKEAQDWMGAVDQALTCIEARGGAPTHQKTGNLRQSRPRPGPYPKPTPFPAPSAPLISWAAPSKAPPAFAQPTPVRAPPRVHTPPPPSPIRLRSPQIPQPAVPVAAYQAPVKVDHPDAYTGKIGNKARQWLTRMLAWVRLNQRMFPTNQEVLSFLLMNMKDVAGAWAHPHLDQLGSHRALIQSVNDFRTEFLAAFGNPDATRAAERQITHLTQTGTCAEYITKFRTIAMDLDWNDAALCGQFARGLHWEVSRLIATQERCPTTLLELQNAALVIDNALREERASHPPKGNKSGSSTTTPNRGASTGQQATRPERLSSDPNFVSKEERNRRRAEGLCIKCGKAGHKFAECRTGWKATPKEEGVKKEAAKIGKELRVPAAARKDPKDSGLIEICNISNSINRISPLFTISIKPEKQADPLEVLIDSGATSLFLHPHTAELLRLPLIDLPQPRTVTMLDGLSPQAGKIWKKAHLTFLFDGKQMTETFLICNTGSHAAILGIKWLEAHNPEIDWNSRTLSFPHTPPDHAAIAKEEEADKNPLEGVPPDYHQYAKVFGEEEFNKLPPHRHYNIAIELTEEGPLNSPLYSMTDAKSVTLKDWLRDKLKAGKIRPSKSSISSPVMFVPKKDGSRRLVVDYRCLNNRTKKNVYPLPRPDDLMAQLRGAKVFTKLDLQWGYNNVRVKEGDKWKTAFRTKYGLYKSLVMTFGLTNAPAAFQHFMNKLFKDLLDVCVIIYLDDILIYSKDDASHTQHVHEVLRRLLENQLFCKASKCTFHVTSVEYLGIIVSDKGFSLDKLKIQAVQEWPIPTKVKEVQSFLGFANFLHQFVANFSHVARPLHNLVKKDTPWKWEEKEQAAFQGLKDAITNAPVLCHADPTKPYFLETDASGAALGSILSQRQEDGRLHPLGFHLESFKGAEQNYDTHNKELLAIIRSLEYWRIFLEGTVHPITVFTDHRNLEYWKESRTFNRCHARWHLLLAGYNFQIVYHPGKQSGKPDALSRQSNHADIPPASQTMLPDPVFANIAVVTPEKEIQRLIEAALDQDESLEEILQFLQNESKAPPSIKRAFKDYQMEAGLLFYQGQIVVPDVGTLRTDLLWIFHDSPLAGHPGRQRTLELLSCNYYWPGIRADTYWHVDSCETCQRIRKPKYTSIPPQPLELPTRPWQYVSYDMIVDLPRDGNHNSILVIVDSFTKYGIFVKCSKKLKAPELAELFLEHVWKRHGMPEKTISDRGRVFNNKFLRALYKRLGIDPHFSLAYHPQSDGQTERVNPSIEHFLRAYSGINQRDWAKWLPMAEFAYNNAVHSSTGKTPFKALYGWEPTLTPSNVPTDVPEADDLAQTMETQWKEVESALRQSKQRMIAGEDGSPIEFEVGEEAWLDARNVNLKTLSPKLTEQRLGPFKLPPTMRIHNVFYVGLLSKVKRDDKRTFENCPPPVTVDGEEEYEVEGITDMEERGGKWFFRVKWKGYGSEENTWEPRENLKNAEKILKNFEKEMKKKALGAAKALRGGAVL